Genomic window (Candidatus Effluviviaceae Genus I sp.):
CGCACGCCGAACCGCTGCGCGAGCCCCGGGTTGTCGTCGACGTTGACCTTTACGACCTTCGCCTTGCCCTGGTTCCCCGCCGCGATCTCCTCGAGCACGGGCCCCACCATCCGGCACGGTCCGCACCACGGGGCCCAGAAGTCCGCGACGACCGGGACCGCCGACGTCGCGACCTCGGCGTCGAACGTCGCCTCGCTCACATCCACGGTCTTCGCTGATCCCATGTTCACACCCCCTTCGCCTTGCGAGCGCCTCCGAGCGCGGCCGCGACGATCGCGGCCGCCGGACCTTCGTTCAGCCGATAGCACACGAGATGGCCGCGTCGCTCCGCCGAGATGAGCCCCGCGTACCGCAGCCTCGTCAGGTGCTGTGACACGGACGGCTGCGGAATGCCCAGGAGCTCCTCCATGCGCTTGACGCACAGCTCTCCGTCGCACAGGAGGGAGACGATCCGAACGCGCACCGGATGCGCCAGGGCCCGGAAGACGGCCGCGGCGTCATCGAGCTCCGCCGCGTTGCCGGGTCCCTCCTCGCCGACCTGTCCGAACCTCTTCGCCCCGGACCGCACCAGTACGGCTCCTCCCATGCAGGAGAACATTCAATAGTGCTGATATTATACTCATCGAATGCTGAGCTGTCAAGCCCTAGGCTGCTACTCGACCGAGAAGGGAAGGCGCATGAGCACAAGGCCAGCGCGGTCGGTGATGTCCACGCGCCAGGCGCCGCTCCAGCTGTCGCTGACGCTCTTGGCGCTCCAGGTCCTCCATCGCGGGGCCCTCACCTCGAGCGGGATCCTCAGCATCTCGCGCTCGCCCCAGTACCAGATGTGGAGCACGGTGTCGGACGCCGCGGGGAGGCCGATCTCACTGAAGCAGCACAGCCTGGAGGCGCCGGGATCGTCGCCGACGAACGAGGTGCCGGCCTGCACCGGTTGCCGCTCCTCGACGTCCTCGCAGATGTAGGCGCGGAGAACCTCGAGGCCGGCCGGCGAGACGACCATGCGCGGCTGGGTGGGTGGTGCCGGCGCCGTGGCGGCGCCGGGCTCTTCCGTGGACGGCTCGTCGGCCGTCGCACTCGGCGTGAGGCACAGAGTCACGGGCATCAGCACTGCGAAGAGAACCGCACGAACAGCCATCGTCGCTCACTCCGCGCCGCTCGCGGCGCCGGTCAGACCCCCGACAGCGTCTTCTCGATCTTCGCCCACGTGTCCTTGAGAGACACCGTCCTGTTGAAGACCGGTGACCCCGGCCTCGAGTCCTTCGTGTCAACGCAGAAGTAGCCGTGCCGCAGGAACTGGAAGCGCTCGCCGGGCAGCGCGCCGGCCAGAGAGGGCTCGACGCGGCACCCCGTGAGCCTCGTCAGGGAGCGCGGGTTCAGCCGCTCGATGAAGTCGGCCGGAGGCGGCGCGCCGGGATCGTCCTCGAGAAGCAGGTGGTCGAAGAGCCTCACCTCCGCCTCGGCGGAGTGCTCCGCCGACACCCAGTGCAGGGTGCCCCGCACCTTTCGCCCGTCCGGCGCCTCACCTCCCCGCGAGGCGGGGTCGTGCTCGCAGTGAAGCTCGACGACCTCGCCCGTTCGCTCGTCTTTCACCACGCGGGTGCAGGTCACAAGGTAGGCGTGCTTGAGCCTCACCTCGCGCCCCGGCGCCATCCGGAAGAACTGCTTCGGCGGGTCCTCGCGGAAGTCGTCCCGCTCGACGAACAGAACGCGCGAGAACGGCACGCGGCGCGTCCCGGCGTCCGGCAACTCAGGGTTGTTGACGGCCTCGAGCTCCTCGACCTTGCCGTCGGGGTAGTTGTCGATGACCAGGCGTAGGGGACGCAGCACCGCCATCGAGCGCGGCGCGGTCAGGTTGAGGGCGTCCCGGACGCAGTGCTCGAGAAGCGCCACGTCCACGGTGCTGTCGAACTTCGCGACCCCCACGCGGCCGAGGAAGTCGCGGATCGCCGCAGGCGGATACCCGCGCCTGCGCATCGCCGCGATCGTCGGCATCCTCGGGTCGTCCCATCCCGTGACGTGCCCACCCTCAACGAGCTCGAGCAGCTTGCGCTTGCTCATGATGGTGCGCGTGAGATTGAGTCGGGCGAACTCGATCTGCTGTGGATGGTACAGGTCGAGCTCGTCGAGGAACCAGTCGTACAGCGGACGATGGTCCTCGAACTCGAGCGTGCAGATGGAGTGCGTGATGCCCTCG
Coding sequences:
- the trxA gene encoding thioredoxin; this translates as MGSAKTVDVSEATFDAEVATSAVPVVADFWAPWCGPCRMVGPVLEEIAAGNQGKAKVVKVNVDDNPGLAQRFGVRGIPTLIFFKGGAEVDRMVGAGPKETIQKRINAIAG
- a CDS encoding winged helix-turn-helix transcriptional regulator; translation: MGGAVLVRSGAKRFGQVGEEGPGNAAELDDAAAVFRALAHPVRVRIVSLLCDGELCVKRMEELLGIPQPSVSQHLTRLRYAGLISAERRGHLVCYRLNEGPAAAIVAAALGGARKAKGV
- a CDS encoding DUF2914 domain-containing protein, translating into MAVRAVLFAVLMPVTLCLTPSATADEPSTEEPGAATAPAPPTQPRMVVSPAGLEVLRAYICEDVEERQPVQAGTSFVGDDPGASRLCCFSEIGLPAASDTVLHIWYWGEREMLRIPLEVRAPRWRTWSAKSVSDSWSGAWRVDITDRAGLVLMRLPFSVE
- a CDS encoding glutamine--tRNA ligase/YqeY domain fusion protein — encoded protein: MATNGPAASRDFIRERIDEDNRTGRYGGRVHTRFPPEPNGYLHIGHAKSICLNFGIARDYGGLCNLRFDDTNPSKEEVEYVESIKEDVRWLGFDWEDRLYFASDYFERLYEGAVELIKRGKAYVCDLSQDEVREHRGTLTRPGVNSPYRDRSVEENLDLFARMRAGEFPDGSRTLRAKIDMASPNVNMRDPVMYRILHAEHHRTGGAWCIYPMYDYTHCMSDSFEGITHSICTLEFEDHRPLYDWFLDELDLYHPQQIEFARLNLTRTIMSKRKLLELVEGGHVTGWDDPRMPTIAAMRRRGYPPAAIRDFLGRVGVAKFDSTVDVALLEHCVRDALNLTAPRSMAVLRPLRLVIDNYPDGKVEELEAVNNPELPDAGTRRVPFSRVLFVERDDFREDPPKQFFRMAPGREVRLKHAYLVTCTRVVKDERTGEVVELHCEHDPASRGGEAPDGRKVRGTLHWVSAEHSAEAEVRLFDHLLLEDDPGAPPPADFIERLNPRSLTRLTGCRVEPSLAGALPGERFQFLRHGYFCVDTKDSRPGSPVFNRTVSLKDTWAKIEKTLSGV